The following coding sequences are from one Saccharomyces cerevisiae S288C chromosome X, complete sequence window:
- the DAS1 gene encoding SCF ubiquitin ligase complex subunit DAS1 (Putative SCF ubiquitin ligase F-box protein; interacts physically with both Cdc53p and Skp1 and genetically with CDC34; similar to putative F-box protein YDR131C): protein MPFQDYFQKKKAAFINRNNKSNADASALRDINDININFAAKSKNYVFPLTKLPDELMQEVFSHLPQPDRLQLCLVNKRLNKIATKLLYRRIYLNDSNVVKSDFMHLAINWTLLNLPSSLKEEESRDIANCKLKKLIETLQNNIHITEVIQWIRINWDLDSTLQRSILSILCNQGKSLQRLENVTDPACNDIISNGHFSRSNVSSFDMAPPNSLPEMVVPENYIPNLTKYLSQRISSRLSHMTLFIDPLKLFNYLYPLDIKLQIIDLKLHWRREFYNNDYFVKKIRPGNPLTKLSEVFDKRTLKILTIISWNDTLLKRETEMLKDFKEFENLEDLSLISIKQDVHILVDLFSSLTNLKRLKMDFLEEYVPEPTNPHIFLSILLACSKLQFIDLRYDGLIPQIINIQENKFQLNQQCNCTNCQIVFSDILKGKIFMFPEDYYIHDLQDIAAKDIFKMMKYLSLLPYSKACDAYPSVRTQPMNLTNFVTKMNRNLLEYRNSKSQLVPKIVNNPHQHSTVTSTSTAHMSEPEMIIIDDDDDDDEINAAIPPSSDDTAATISTDLELPHESLTKRDIIMCYHALIHHFKSIYVTFLKSFPHLRFLMLNDIPTIVMEENNERIFEPVFYHYDYKSNLYGWSKESNKNLENDSNNNNNNSDTIARIATVM, encoded by the coding sequence ATGCCATTTCAAGATTAttttcagaagaaaaaagcagCGTTCATTAACAGAAACAATAAAAGTAACGCAGATGCTTCAGCGCTACGAGATATTAACGATATTAACATAAATTTCGCCGCCAAGAGCAAAAACTACGTGTTCCCGCTAACAAAGCTCCCCGATGAGCTCATGCAAGAAGTATTCTCTCATTTGCCGCAACCAGACCGCTTGCAGCTTTGCCTTGTGAACAAAAGGTTGAATAAGATCGCTACCAAACTGCTTTATAGAAGAATATATTTGAACGACTCAAATGTAGTGAAGAGTGACTTCATGCATCTCGCAATTAATTGGACCCTACTGAACTTGCCGTCTTCGttgaaagaagaggagTCCCGCGATATCGCCAACtgcaaattgaaaaaacttATAGAAACACTGCAAAATAATATTCACATTACTGAAGTCATCCAGTGGATAAGGATCAACTGGGATTTGGACTCTACCTTGCAAAGGTCCATTCTCAGCATCCTTTGCAATCAGGGCAAGTCCTTGCAAAGACTAGAAAACGTCACTGACCCGGCTTGTAACGATATCATCTCCAATGGTCACTTTTCCAGGAGCAACGTCTCAAGTTTCGACATGGCTCCTCCAAATTCATTGCCTGAGATGGTTGTTCCCGAAAATTACATTCCGAATCTCACCAAATATCTTTCACAGCGTATCTCTTCTCGGCTTTCTCATATGACTTTATTCATCGACCCTTTAAAACTGTTCAATTATCTTTACCCTTTAGATATCAAGTTACAAATCATCGATTTAAAATTGCATTGGAGGAGGGAGTTTTACAATAATGATTATTTTGTTAAAAAGATACGACCCGGCAATCCTCTGACTAAACTATCGGAGGTTTTTGACAAGAGGACATTGAAAATTCTTACCATCATTTCTTGGAATGACACTTTGTTAAAACGCGAGACAGAAATGCTGAAAgattttaaagaatttgagAACCTGGAAGATTTGtctttgatttctattAAGCAGGATGTTCATATCCTCGTAGATCTTTTTAGTTCGTTAaccaatttgaaaagactAAAAATGGATTTCTTAGAGGAGTATGTACCTGAACCCACAAATCCTCACATATTTCTCTCCATTCTTTTAGCTTGCTCCAAATTGCAATTCATAGATCTGAGATACGACGGTCTTATCCCAcaaatcatcaatattcaagaaaataagttCCAACTAAATCAGCAATGCAACTGCACAAACTGTCAAATAGTATTCAGTGACATTCTGAAGGGCAAAATATTCATGTTCCCTGAAGACTACTATATTCACGATCTTCAAGACATTGCTGCAAAggatatttttaaaatgatgaaataCCTATCTTTGTTACCATACTCTAAAGCTTGTGATGCTTATCCGAGCGTTAGAACACAACCAATGAATTTGACTAATTTTGTGACCAAGATGAACCGCAACCTTTTGGAATATAGAAATTCTAAATCCCAGTTGGTGCCCAAAATCGTTAATAACCCACATCAACACTCCACCGTGACTTCCACATCAACCGCTCATATGAGCGAGCCCGAAATGATAATAAtcgatgacgatgatgatgatgatgaaattaaTGCGGCCATTCCTCCAAGTAGTGATGACACAGCAGCTACAATTTCCACTGACCTGGAACTTCCTCATGAATCATTGACCAAAAGAGATATTATTATGTGTTATCACGCTCTTATCCATCACTTCAAGTCGATTTACGttacttttttgaaaagttttccTCATTTGAGATTCTTGATGTTGAATGACATTCCCACAATAGTTATGGAGGAGAATAATGAACGTATTTTTGAACCCGTCTTTTATCATTATGATTATAAGAGTAATCTGTATGGATGGTCAAAGGAATCGAACAAGAATCTGGAGAACgacagcaacaacaacaataataattcTGATACCATTGCAAGAATAGCCACTGTTATGTAA
- the RPA34 gene encoding DNA-directed RNA polymerase I subunit RPA34 (RNA polymerase I subunit A34.5; essential for nucleolar assembly and for high polymerase loading rate; nucleolar localization depends on Rpa49p), which yields MSKLSKDYVSDSDSDDEVISNEFSIPDGFKKCKHLKNFPLNGDNKKKAKQQQVWLIKFPSNVDISKLKSLPVDFESSTTMTIDKHDYKIMDDTDIESSLTQDNLSNMTLLVPSESKESLKIASTAKDNAPLQFDKVFSVSETAKIPAIDYSKVRVPRKDVPKVEGLKLEHFATGYDAEDFHVAEEVKENKKEPKKRSHHDDEEESSEKKKKKKEKREKREKKDKKDKKKKHRD from the coding sequence atGTCCAAGCTTTCGAAAGATTACGTATCAGATTCAGActctgatgatgaagtGATATCAAACGAGTTCAGCATACCAGATGGTTTCAAGAAATGTAAACATTTAAAGAATTTCCCTCTCAACGGtgataacaaaaaaaaagcgaaACAGCAACAGGTTTGGCTGATCAAATTCCCATCAAATGTGGACATCTCCAAGTTAAAATCTCTGCCTGTAGATTTTGAATCCTCTACAACCATGACAATTGATAAACACGATTATAAAATCATGGACGATACAGATATTGAGTCCTCGTTAACACAGGATAACCTCAGTAATATGACTTTATTGGTTCCTTCGGAAAGTAAGGAAAGTCTTAAAATTGCTAGCACTGCCAAGGATAATGCACCATTACAGTTTGACAAGGTATTTTCTGTCAGCGAAACCGCTAAAATCCCAGCTATTGATTACAGTAAGGTAAGAGTTCCACGTAAAGATGTTCCAAAAGTAGAAGGCTTGAAGTTGGAGCATTTTGCTACTGGTTATGATGCCGAAGATTTCCATGTGGCTGAGgaagttaaagaaaataagaaagaaCCAAAGAAGCGTTCACATCACGACGATGAAGAGGAGTCtagtgaaaagaagaaaaagaagaaggagaagAGGGAGAAGAGGGAGAAGAAGGATAAAAAggataagaaaaagaaacatagAGATTGA
- the VPS35 gene encoding retromer subunit VPS35 (Endosomal subunit of membrane-associated retromer complex; required for retrograde transport; receptor that recognizes retrieval signals on cargo proteins, forms subcomplex with Vps26p and Vps29p that selects cargo proteins for retrieval; interacts with Ypt7p; overexpression of wild-type human VPS35 or Parkinson's-associated vps35-D686N or vps35-P299S variants complements Ni2+ resistance and Cd2+ sensitivity of yeast vps35 null mutant), whose product MAYADSPENAIAVIKQRTALMNRCLSQHKLMESLQHTSIMLTELRNPNLSPKKYYELYVIIFDSLTNLSTYLIENHPQNHHLADLYELVQYTGNVVPRLYLMITVGTSYLTFNEAPKKEILKDMIEMCRGVQNPIRGLFLRYYLSQRTKELLPEDDPSFNSQFIMNNFIEMNKLWVRLQHQGPLRERETRTRERKELQILVGSQLVRLSQIIDDNFQMYKQDILPTILEQVIQCRDLVSQEYLLDVICQVFADEFHLKTLDTLLQTTLHLNPDVSINKIVLTLVDRLNDYVTRQLEDDPNATSTNAYLDMDVFGTFWDYLTVLNHERPDLSLQQFIPLVESVIVLSLKWYPNNFDNLNKLFELVLQKTKDYGQKNISLESEHLFLVLLSFQNSKLQLTSSTTAPPNSPVTSKKHFIFQLISQCQAYKNILALQSISLQKKVVNEIIDILMDREVEEMADNDSESKLHPPGHSAYLVIEDKLQVQRLLSICEPLIISRSGPPANVASSDTNVDEVFFNRHDEEESWILDPIQEKLAHLIHWIMNTTSRKQTMKNKIQFSLEAQLEILLLIKSSFIKGGINVKYTFPAIITNFWKLMRKCRMIQEYLLKKRPDNKTLLSHYSNLLKQMFKFVSRCINDIFNSCNNSCTDLILKLNLQCAILADQLQLNEISYDFFSQAFTIFEESLSDSKTQLQALIYIAQSLQKTRSLYKEAYYDSLIVRCTLHGSKLLKKQDQCRAVYLCSHLWWATEISNIGEEEGITDNFYRDGKRVLECLQRSLRVADSIMDNEQSCELMVEILNRCLYYFIHGDESETHISIKYINGLIELIKTNLKSLKLEDNSASMITNSISDLHITGENNVKASSNADDGSVITDKESNVAIGSDGTYIQLNTLNGSSTLIRGVVATASGSKLLHQLKYIPIHHFRRTCEYIESQREVDDRFKVIYV is encoded by the coding sequence ATGGCGTATGCGGACTCACCAGAAAATGCGATCGCTGTTATCAAGCAGCGAACCGCACTAATGAACCGGTGTCTATCTCAACACAAACTAATGGAATCATTACAGCATACTTCCATAATGTTGACCGAATTGAGAAATCCAAACTTATCGCCGAAGAAATACTACGAACTTTATGTCATTATTTTCGACTCATTGACTAATCTATCTACGTACCTCATAGAAAACCATCCTCAAAATCACCACTTAGCTGATCTTTATGAGTTGGTTCAATATACCGGTAACGTGGTACCCAGGCTTTACTTGATGATCACAGTTGGGACCAGCTATCTCACTTTCAATGAAGCGCCCAAGAAGGAAATCTTAAAGGATATGATTGAGATGTGTCGTGGTGTGCAAAACCCAATAAGAGGTTTGTTTTTACGCTATTATTTATCCCAGAGAACCAAAGAATTACTTCCGGAGGACGATCCGTCGTTTAACTCTCAATTTATTATGAATAATTTCATCGAGATGAACAAGTTGTGGGTGAGATTACAACACCAGGGGCCACTTCGTGAGAGGGAAACCAGAACAcgtgaaagaaaagagctGCAAATTTTAGTGGGGTCTCAACTAGTACGTCTTTCGCAGATTATTGATGATAATTTCCAAATGTATAAGCAAGATATTCTTCCCACCATTTTGGAACAAGTCATACAATGTAGAGATTTAGTATCCCAAGAATATCTTTTGGACGTCATCTGCCAAGTGTTCGCAGACGAGTTCCATTTGAAAACCTTGGATACTTTACTGCAAACTACTTTGCATTTGAACCCTGATGTTTCGATAAACAAGATTGTTCTCACTTTGGTCGATCGATTAAACGATTATGTTACAAGACAGTTGGAGGACGATCCAAACGCCACCTCCACGAATGCTTATTTAGATATGGACGTGTTTGGTACGTTCTGGGACTATTTGACCGTATTGAATCATGAAAGACCAGATCTATCATTACAACAGTTTATTCCTCTAGTTGAGAGTGTGATTGTTTTAAGTTTGAAATGGTATCCTAAtaattttgataatttgaaCAAACTCTTTGAATTAGTCTTACAAAAAACTAAGGATTATGGtcagaaaaatatttctttagAGTCCGagcatttatttttggttCTGTTATCTTTCCAGAATAGTAAACTTCAGCTAACCTCATCGACCACTGCGCCACCAAACTCACCAGTTACTTCGAAAAAGCATTTTATCTTTCAATTAATCTCCCAGTGCCAGGCTTACAAAAACATCCTGGCTTTGCAGAGCATTAGtctacaaaaaaaagttgtcaatgaaattattgacATCTTAATGGATAGAGAAGTGGAAGAAATGGCCGATAATGATTCAGAATCGAAACTGCATCCTCCAGGGCATTCCGCTTATTTAGTTATTGAGGACAAACTCCAAGTTCAGCGCCTGCTTTCAATCTGTGAGCCCTTAATAATATCAAGAAGCGGACCGCCCGCAAATGTTGCATCCTCGGATACAAATGTAGACGAAGTGTTTTTTAATCGacatgatgaagaagaatccTGGATACTGGACCCAATACAGGAAAAGTTGGCACATTTGATTCATTGGATAATGAACACTACTTCTCGGAAACaaacaatgaaaaacaaaattcaaTTTAGCTTAGAAGCCCAATTGGAAATATTACTTCTTATTAAATCTTCGTTCATTAAAGGTGGCATCAATGTTAAATACACTTTTCCAGCAATAATCacaaatttttggaaactGATGAGGAAATGCCGTATGATACAAGAGtaccttttgaaaaaaagaccCGATAACAAGACGTTACTTTCCCATTATTCCAATCTTTTAAAGCAAATGTTTAAATTTGTTTCTCGTTGTATCAATGATATCTTTAATTCTTGCAACAACTCATGCACAGATCTGATTCTGAAACTGAATTTACAATGTGCCATTCTAGCTGATCAATTGCAATTAAACGAAATTTcatatgattttttctcacAGGCCTTCACAATATTTGAAGAGTCTCTAAGTGATTCAAAGACTCAGTTACAGGCTTTAATATATATTGCTCAGTCTTTACAAAAGACAAGATCACTCTACAAAGAAGCTTATTATGATTCTTTGATTGTCAGATGCACACTCCATGGATCCaaattattaaagaaacaagaCCAATGTCGTGCTGTTTATTTATGCTCCCACCTCTGGTGGGCAACggaaatttcaaatattggTGAGGAAGAAGGTATCACAGACAACTTCTACAGAGATGGTAAACGGGTGTTAGAATGTCTACAAAGGTCTCTCCGTGTGGCGGATTCTATAATGGATAACGAACAGAGTTGTGAGCTAATGGTCGAAATATTAAATAGATGCCTCTACTATTTTATTCACGGGGATGAGTCCGAAACTCATATATCGATAAAATACATCAATGGTCTGATCGAACTAATCAAAACAAACTTAAAATCGCTAAAACTAGAAGATAACAGTGCCTCTATGATTACCAACTCAATCAGTGATTTGCACATCACCGGAGAAAATAATGTGAAGGCAAGCAGTAATGCTGACGATGGCTCTGTAATCACAGATAAGGAATCAAATGTTGCCATAGGATCGGATGGTACGTATATTCAATTAAATACTCTGAACGGATCTTCCACGCTAATACGCGGAGTCGTAGCAACTGCTTCAGGTAGTAAATTACTGCACCAACTGAAGTATATCCCAATCCACCATTTTCGACGCACTTGTGAGTACATTGAAAGTCAAAGAGAAGTTGACGATCGTTTCAAAGTCATATATGTATAG
- the SMT1 gene encoding Smt1p (Translational repressor of the mitochondrial ATP6/8 mRNA; homozygous diploid deletion strain has a sporulation defect characterized by elevated dityrosine in the soluble fraction; expression induced by calcium shortage), which produces MRRTFSQLATRLLKSKDDELKSTLKYLTKGPVKLLGPLFESSEVNEQGSLLNRSRTKENNLQNHHIENILRILNSNLPEVESKKQKVAVHYDVLFSHLNSIVTQATDNKSSSSKELQGSSSEDLYDRLLLLQYVGKLTNVRQITEILLSKKFNKFDKVWEHRALFDEYQRVVISILLYYRTHDVQIRKDYEPRWLSDYSDLPFPLRRLLWRCLTSNVSEDNIRQNIIHYIKLLGANWRNNDLILIYQSLYEKSHILPDLTVLNHNKDDGFSFTQNQILLVRILRAISKCVEEEPKLVKKWLIDIVKLSIQSKIMLESPKKPSTPIMDQYKFIRSLDISIRSIHRTCQDKLIFEDLQVNLGSVLKMINEEEHELKTHLPLNLI; this is translated from the coding sequence ATGAGGAGGACTTTTTCTCAGTTAGCAACCCGACTATTGAAGTCGAAAGATGATGAGCTGAAATCAACTCTAAAATACTTGACCAAAGGTCCAGTGAAGTTGTTGGGGCCTTTGTTTGAATCTTCTGAAGTTAATGAACAAGGTTCCTTATTGAATCGTTCACGcactaaagaaaataatcttcaaaatcacCATATAGAGAACATCCTGAGAATACTGAATTCAAATCTACCGGAAGTAGAGTCcaagaaacaaaaagtaGCTGTTCATTACGATGTGCTTTTCTCACATTTGAACTCAATAGTTACCCAGGCAACGGATAACAAAAGTTCTTCTTCGAAGGAACTACAAGGTTCATCGTCCGAGGATCTATATGATAGGCTGCTGCTTTTGCAGTATGTGGGCAAGTTAACTAATGTGCGTCAAATAACAGAAATTTTGCTCTCAAAAAAGTTCAACAAATTCGATAAAGTATGGGAGCACAGAGCCTTGTTTGACGAATACCAAAGAGTAGTGATATCCATCCTGTTGTATTATAGAACGCACGATGtgcaaataagaaaagactACGAGCCTCGTTGGTTGTCCGATTACAGTGATCTACCGTTTCCTCTGCGACGTCTTTTGTGGAGATGTCTAACTTCTAACGTATCTGAAGATAATATTCGTCAAAATATAATTCATTACATTAAGCTTTTAGGCGCAAATTGGAGGAATAACGATTTGATTTTAATTTATCAATCTTTGTATGAAAAGTCACATATATTGCCTGATTTAACGGTCCTGAACCACAATAAAGATGATGGTTTCTCTTTCACCCAAAATCAAATCCTGCTTGTTCGTATTTTAAGGGCTATTTCGAAATGCGTTGAAGAGGAACCAAAATTGGTCAAAAAATGGTTAATTGATATCGTAAAATTGAGTATACAAAGCAAAATAATGCTGGAGTCACCGAAGAAACCGTCCACACCAATAATGGACCAATACAAATTTATTAGATCCTTAGATATTTCTATACGGAGTATCCATCGGACGTGCCAGGATAAACTAATCTTTGAAGATTTACAGGTCAACCTTGGAAGTGTATTAAAGAtgattaatgaagaagaacacGAGTTAAAAACACACTTACCATTGAACCTCATATAA
- the INO1 gene encoding inositol-3-phosphate synthase INO1 (Inositol-3-phosphate synthase; involved in synthesis of inositol phosphates and inositol-containing phospholipids; transcription is coregulated with other phospholipid biosynthetic genes by Ino2p and Ino4p, which bind the UASINO DNA element): MTEDNIAPITSVKVVTDKCTYKDNELLTKYSYENAVVTKTASGRFDVTPTVQDYVFKLDLKKPEKLGIMLIGLGGNNGSTLVASVLANKHNVEFQTKEGVKQPNYFGSMTQCSTLKLGIDAEGNDVYAPFNSLLPMVSPNDFVVSGWDINNADLYEAMQRSQVLEYDLQQRLKAKMSLVKPLPSIYYPDFIAANQDERANNCINLDEKGNVTTRGKWTHLQRIRRDIQNFKEENALDKVIVLWTANTERYVEVSPGVNDTMENLLQSIKNDHEEIAPSTIFAAASILEGVPYINGSPQNTFVPGLVQLAEHEGTFIAGDDLKSGQTKLKSVLAQFLVDAGIKPVSIASYNHLGNNDGYNLSAPKQFRSKEISKSSVIDDIIASNDILYNDKLGKKVDHCIVIKYMKPVGDSKVAMDEYYSELMLGGHNRISIHNVCEDSLLATPLIIDLLVMTEFCTRVSYKKVDPVKEDAGKFENFYPVLTFLSYWLKAPLTRPGFHPVNGLNKQRTALENFLRLLIGLPSQNELRFEERLL; encoded by the coding sequence ATGACAGAAGATAATATTGCTCCAATCACCTCCGTTAAAGTAGTTACCGACAAGTGCACGTACAAGGACAACGAGCTGCTCACCAAGTACAGCTACGAAAATGCTGTAGTTACGAAGACAGCTAGTGGCCGCTTCGATGTAACGCCCACTGTTCAAGACTACGTGTTCAAACTTGACTTGAAAAAGCCGGAAAAACTAGGAATTATGCTCATTGGGTTAGGTGGCAACAATGGCTCCACTTTAGTGGCCTCGGTATTGGCGAATAAGCACAATGTGGAGTTTCAAACTAAGGAAGGCGTTAAGCAACCAAACTACTTCGGCTCCATGACTCAATGTTCTACCTTGAAACTGGGTATCGATGCGGAGGGGAATGACGTTTATGCTCCTTTTAACTCTCTGTTGCCCATGGTTAGCCCAAACGACTTTGTCGTCTCTGGTTGGGACATCAATAACGCAGATCTATACGAAGCTATGCAGAGAAGTCAAGTTCTCGAATATGATCTGCAACAACGCTTGAAGGCGAAGATGTCCTTGGTGAAGCCTCTTCCTTCCATTTACTACCCTGATTTCATTGCAGCTAATCAAGATGAGAGAGCCAATAACTGCATCAATTTGGATGAAAAAGGCAACGTAACCACGAGGGGTAAGTGGACCCATCTGCAACGCATCAGACGCGATATCcagaatttcaaagaagaaaacgcCCTTGATAAAGTAATCGTTCTTTGGACTGCAAATACTGAGAGGTACGTAGAAGTATCTCCTGGTGTTAATGACACCATGGAAAACCTCTTGCAGTCTATTAAGAATGACCATGAAGAGATTGCTCCTTCCACGATCTTTGCAGCAGCATCTATCTTGGAAGGTGTCCCCTATATTAATGGTTCACCGCAGAATACTTTTGTTCCCGGCTTGGTTCAGCTGGCTGAGCATGAGGGTACATTCATTGCGGGAGACGATCTCAAGTCGGGACAAACCAAGTTGAAGTCTGTTCTGGCCCAGTTCTTAGTGGATGCAGGTATTAAACCGGTCTCCATTGCATCCTATAACCATTTAGGCAATAATGACGGTTATAACTTATCTGCTCCAAAACAATTTAGGTCTAAGGAGATTTCCAAAAGTTCTGTCATAGATGACATCATCGCGTCTAATGATATCTTGTACAATGATAAACTGGGTAAAAAAGTTGACCACTGCATTGTCATCAAATATATGAAGCCCGTCGGGGACTCAAAAGTGGCAATGGACGAGTATTACAGTGAGTTGATGTTAGGTGGCCATAACCGGATTTCCATTCACAATGTTTGCGAAGATTCTTTACTGGCTACGCCCTTGATCATCGATCTTTTAGTCATGACTGAGTTTTGTACAAGAGTGTCCTATAAGAAGGTGGACCCAGTTAAAGAAGATGCTGGCAAATTCGAGAACTTTTATCCAGTTTTAACCTTCTTGAGTTACTGGTTAAAAGCTCCATTAACAAGACCAGGATTTCACCCGGTGAATGGCTTAAACAAGCAAAGAACCGCcttagaaaattttttaagatTGTTGATTGGATTGCCTTCTCAAAACGAACTAAGATTCGAAGAGAGATTGTTGTAA
- the SNA3 gene encoding Sna3p (Protein involved in efficient MVB sorting of proteins to the vacuole; may function as an RSP5 adapter protein for MVB cargos; integral membrane protein localized to vacuolar intralumenal vesicles), with translation MDRDHINDHDHRMSYSINKDDLLLMVLAVFIPPVAVWKRKGMFNRDTLLNLLLFLLLFFPAIIHACYVVYETSSERSYDLSRRHATAPAVDRDLEAHPAEESQAQPPAYDEDDEAGADVPLMDNKQQLSSGRT, from the coding sequence ATGGACAGAGACCATATTAATGACCATGACCATCGAATGAGCTATTCCATCAACAAGGACGACTTGTTGTTAATGGTTTTGGCGGTTTTCATTCCCCCAGTGGCCGTCTGGAAGCGTAAGGGTATGTTCAACAGGGATACACTATTGAACTTACTTCTCTTCCTACTGTTATTCTTCCCAGCAATCATTCACGCTTGCTACGTTGTATATGAAACGAGTAGTGAACGTTCGTACGATCTTTCACGCAGACATGCGACTGCGCCCGCCGTAGACCGTGACCTGGAAGCTCACCCTGCAGAGGAATCTCAAGCACAGCCTCCAGCatatgatgaagacgatgagGCCGGTGCCGATGTGCCCTTGATGGACAACAAACAACAGCTCTCTTCCGGCCGTACTTAG